TTAACCGCACGTTCAAGCGTGAAGGCTGCCCCCAAAGCCGAATAGTCGGATAACGTCGTCGGCTCGGTCCAGGTCATCATGCGGTCGATGCGGCCTTCGACCAGTGCGGTCATTTTGGCTGCACGCCGCCTATTTTTTCGTTGTTCATCGTCCAGGAGAAGCATTATTTTGTGATGTTCGACGGCCGAGAAGCAGTCGATCTTCCTCGAGATCGCAATATACAATCAATCGGTGTATCGTTCCAAAAAAAATAACAAAAGCAAAAAACGTTTAACGCCATCGGTCCCTCGTCATCCAAAGGGCTTAAACGAATACAAAAAACCGGAAAAGATCGAGTCTTTTCCGGTTTTTAGTTCGATGCACTACGATGAAATTCGATCGTCCTATTTCAGCCCATACAGTGTTACTGTCGAGCGTGCTCCGCGGCCCGGTGTAGCGGCCTCGTACCAAATATCGACCTTGCTGATGTACCTGTCGTTACCCTTGAGGTCGATCGCACGAGTTTCGCCGCCAGCCCGGATGAGGTTTCTGATCTCGATATTGTCCTTTTCACCGTTAGTGTAAGTCACTTCACAACGGTAAAATCTGACCTGTCTGCGTGAGACCGCGAACTTGATCTTCTTGAACTGTCCCTTGGCGGCCGTGATGTGCCAGGTATCTTGTTCGCTTCGATCCTTGACCTCTTTTGAACCAAGATTCTCCCAATTCTGTGCTGAAACCGCCGTCGCACCTGCTGCAAATAAGAAAATGGCGAATGCCATCAATACTGCTCGCTTCATAATTTTTCGCTCCTAAGTATTTGAGGTTTGAGTCTGGACTACAAAAACGACCCGCGGAATTTTAATCTCATATAGAGGCGATTGTAAAGCCGAATGCAACCGGCTGGCTCCATATTTGCCAGTGAGGCCGCCCGGTTTCTCTTTGTTGGCTCGGATAATAGATACTAGGTCAAGAGAGCAATGGATTTCCTAAAGGAGTGGGTAAAACCGCTTGTCATCATCTCGGCTACATTTTTGATCGCCTGGCTTTTGCCGGAAGGGCCGATCGATCCTTGGGGCATTGTTAGTCTGAGAAAAGCGGCGTACATGGTTTTTGCTCTGTGCTTTATTCAGGTATTCGGGTCGGCGATGATCCGGCTGATCGGCGGGCGGAAGGGATCTATCCTGACAGGATTCTTTGGCGGGTTGGTCTCCAGCACGGCAACCACGGTCTCGGTTGCCCGCGAAAGCAGCGAGGATGGCGATGAATTCGTCGGAAAAGAGCTGCTGATGTTTCTTTCGGCAACGGCAGGCATGCTCGTCGAAGGCATCGCATTTGTCCTGCTCAGTTCGGATGGGAACCATTACTGGCTCCTCTTTATCTTCATCGGGCCGCTTGTGACAACAGCGGGGATCATCATACTTCTGGTTAAAAAGATACCGCATCGAGCGATCAAGATCGAGGACGCTGAGATCAAGTTCTTACCGATACTTGGACTAGCCGCGCTGATCATAGGGGTCTTGGCGTTCTCAAAATTTCTTCAAAGTATCTTCGGTCAAAGCGGGTTGTTGTTACTAACGTTTCTCGTATCGCTATTTGAGATCCACGGTTCAGTTATCGCGAATCTTCAGCTGCGGGAATCGGGCGTGTTCGATTATAAATTTCTGGGTGGCCTTTTGGCGACGTCGGTGGCAGCATCGTATATTTCAAAACTCTTTCTGGTAAATACGATCGGAAGCTCGGCGTTTAAGAAGAGGGTGACCAAATATGTGATGCTAATTTTGCTGTCCCTTCTGCTTAGTTGGATGCTATTTTATCTGCTCGCCTGATCACTGCGATCTCGTAGGTTTCGAGAGAGCAATGTAGGCGATAAAAAGTATGATCATGATCGCGTCTGCGACAACCGCCGTTCCGGCGCCGAAGCTGAGATAGTGTTTTCCGGATGTAAGAACGAGTGTAATAAACACCGCCTTTCCGCAGCCGGTGATAACGAGAGCGAATTTCCTTACCGACTCTACAAATGCTCCGTAAATAAGCATCACGCCCGTCAGCCCGATGAGGGCACTCCAATTGCGAACGATTATCTCGCTCACCGGGCCGCTCATTGTCTCGCCGAAGTTCGATTGCAGTGAGGACTGAGGTGCAAAGAGCCCGAGAAACATCGTGCACGTTAAAAGCCCGCAAACGAGCATTATCCACTTAAACTTTGAAACAAAAAGCTGCATAGTTGTTCTCCTGCAAGGAAATTCGGAGCCGCGCTACAATTTACCGATGACCGAAGAATTTGAAATGCTTTTGAACGATCCTGATCTGGAATCGCAACGAGGCCCCGGGGGTACTTTGATCTTTATCGACGGCGGACAGTATTGCGTGATCGGACCTGAGTTCGTAAGTATGGAAGAAAGCGACTGTTACGCCTTCGGAGAAACCCGCGAGCAGGCAATCGCGAATTATGCCCTCAAGACTCGGAAAGCTCAGTGATCATTTCAACAAAGTCTGCTGCTCGCTCTTGAGGAGCCATTTCCCATCTTGTTTAACATAGGTGTCGGTCGTCGCGGCTCGTGCCGAACGGCCGTTCTTTGCGGTTACCTTGAGCGTATATGCCAGAACGCCGGTCGAATCGTCGAGGCTGACGAGGTTTTCGTTCGAGATCTCAAAGGTTTTGATAGCCCTTTCTTCCTTTACCTCAGCGAGCGCCTTGTTTTTCGTCTTGACGGAGCCATCAACGTCAGTAAATACAAAATCGTCGGTCGTCGCTTTCGCCAGGAAGTTCACGTCGCCGTCTTTGGCAGCCGTGGTGATCTCATTTGCGAGGCTGACGAGTTGACGTTTGACCGCGTCGCGATCCTGAGCAGGTTTTGCGACGACATTTGCCGGCGGCGGTTCGCTGGTCGTTTTCTGTTCCTTTTCCCCAAGCCCGCAAACCGAAACGGCTGCCAGAAACGCAAATGGAAGCAGTATTTTCATCTTTATGTCACCCGAATTGTAGATCTTTTAACCGCGAACAGTGTAGGTGAAGTCCCGAGAGAAAGTCAAAATACTTCAACTGACGCGTGCGTGCGATACCGCACAGACAGGTAAGCTCTTTATTGCTTAGATCATCGTATGCATATTTTCTATTAATTGAACCTACGGACTACGCTTGGATCTGCTGAGGCTTGGGCGAAGGTTCAGGGAGGAGCATACGATGATTTCTTTACTTATTTGGTTGATCTTAGGCTTTTTAGCGGGTTATTTGGCTAAATTCATTTTGCCGGGCCGTGATGGAGGCGGTTTTATTTTGACAACGGTCCTGGGAATTCTCGGAGCGGTCGTCGGCGGGTTTATGGGCAGGTATTTCCTTGGTTATCCGATGATCAGTTCGTTTGATAACATCGGAGATAACCTTCCAAGCTTTGCTTCATCGATAATTGGAGCGATCGTCGTACTCGCGATCTTTCGTTTGGCGAACGGTCGGAGTTTGACGAGGTAGTTTTGAAGATAGTTATGGATGGCAAGGTCTCGCCCCAGTGGCGAGGCCTTTTTTTATTCCGACCGCCATTTGGTTGAAGACCTATCAGACCTCGCGTATAATTTCCTAAAAATAAGGAGAACAAAATGGAACGCAAAACCGCAGACGAATATCCGCAGGAGTTATTGGATCTTTTTCACGAATATCAGCACGGCGATATGGACCGGCGATCGTTTCTCGGCAGCATCGGGAAGTTCGCCGTCGGCGGACTGACGGTCGCGGCGATTTTCGAAAGCCTGACGCCGAACTACGCATGGGCCCAGACCATCAATCCCGATGACAAGGACATAAAAGTCGGCTACGAGGTCGTGCAGTCGCCGGCTGGAAACGGCACCATCAAAGGCTATCTTGCAAAACCCGCAAAAGGGAAGAAATTCGGCACGGTGCTCGTCATTCACGAAAATCGCGGTTTGAATCCATATATTGAAGACGTCGCACGCCGTCTCGCAAAAGCTGGCTACATGGCTTTCGCTCCGGATGGTTTGACGTCGGTCGGCGGTTATCCGGGCGATGATACAAAAGGCGCGGCGGCTTTTCGTACCGTTGACGGTAAAAAGATGACTGAGGATTTTGTCGCGGCAGCTTTGTGGCTAACGAAAAGGCCGGACAGCAACGGCAAACTCGGAGCCGTCGGCTTCTGCTTCGGCGGCGGGATCGTTAATCAACTCGCCGTCCGTCTCGGGAAAGACCTGAATGCCGGTTCAGCATATTACGGTCGACAGGCAGGTGCTGCGGATGTTCCTAAGATCTTCGCTCAACTCCAGCTCCATTACGCCGGTGCCGATACGGGAATAAACGGAGGCATCGCGGCGTACGAAGCGGCTCTTAAAGAGAACAAGAAGAAGTACGAGGTTTTCATGTACGACGGCAAACAGCACGGTTTTCACAACGACACGACGCCACGCTACGACGCCGAATCCGCGAAGCTTTCATGGGAAAGAACGCTGGATCTGTTTAAGAAGAATCTGAAGTGATCTGAGCTTACCGGAGACAAAAAGGGATGAAATCGATTTTCTGTGCCGTCATTTTGATCCTAGGAATATTCACGTTTGCTTCCGCTCAGTACAAAAAGGGAAGCGTTGAGGACAAGTTGATCCAACTGGACAAAGCATGGACGTTTGCCGAGTTAAAAGGAGACAAAAAAGGGGCAGGCTCGATGGTCGCGGAGGATTATTCAGGCACAACCCAGCGTGGGGAAGTCGAAAATAAGGCTCAATACCTCGCCCAGATCGCTCCAAATGCCGATTTCGTTCGTTCTGATGATTACAAGGTGCGGATCTTCGGCAACACAGCGATAATGACTCACCGCGGAACTGTTGAAGGCGTGAGAAATATGCAATTCCGCAGCACCCATATCTGGATGAAACGCGGCGGCAAATGGCTCGTTGTAGCCCATCACGGCGGACAGATCCTTCCGCCAGTCGAGTGATCCCTCTTCCCAAAATTAACTGAATCCGCAATAGTGTCGATCCGTTCCGGAAAGGTTTGAATCGACACTATTGCTTTTTTCTATTTGCGTGCCGCCGTTCTGGCCGGTCCTACGAAAATGCACGATGCCGGTGCCATTACCGCTGTCGGCGTGAGCTTGAGCGGCGTCAGGTTATTCTTTGAAAGCAGGCTGTTAAATGCCACGAGGTCTGCTCCAAGCATCGTTTTCCACGCAGTCGCGGTGGCGCTGAGCTCCTTACAGCCTGATTCCCAGGTGTGGATCATCGCGGGTGTTGGCGGCATGTCGATGCCGTTCTGCGAGAGCGGGCCGAGGACCGTGTAGAACGTCGTATTGATCGCCCGGAACGCCAGAAGGCTACCCGGTGCTCGCGGTGCTCCGCCGAATCCACCGCCGCGACCGCCCTGGACGACGGCTCCGCCGAAAGTTGTCATCTTGGTATCGAGATCCTTCGCCGCCGCTGCGACATCCGCTGGGAGTGTGCCCTTTGTGATCGCGGCGAGTTGTGTGCGAACTGCAGTAACCTCATCGTTACCTGTAGAAGTATCCGTCATACCGTTCCACGCGGCCATTGCAAGCTTATTCTGAGCCCGCAAAGCCGCCATCATCGAAGCACTTTCACCTACACGAGGATCATTGTGGACGACAACGTCCTGTGTATAAGTCTGGCCGTCAACCATCAGTTTAAGCGTGTAGGTTCCCGGCAAAACCAGCGGCCCGTGCGGCCCCGGCGTGACGGAGTCGGGAGTGGCGTTCATCTGATTGTTGATGTCGGGGTTGAATCCCGGCGGGTCGTCGTATCGCAGATTCCAATTGATGCGGTTTGTGCCGATGTTGGTTGAGAGTGCACGCGATTCCGGCGATTTGAGCCAGTAATCAGGGTACGGCGGACGCTCGACTTTTGGCGGAATGACGCTCATGATCGTGCGAACCACCTTGCCGGTCGCGTCAGAGATCTGCAGCTTAATGTCGCCTGCCGGTTTCTTGCTGAGGTGGTAATAAATGAGGGCTCCAAATGGCGGATTTTGCGAATGCGGCAATTCGGGGTTCATCGGCTGGTCCCAATTTCCATTCTCACGCGACCGGATCGCGTCACCGGGCTTGAACAAGAACGCCGGGGCGGACGCGATCGCCTGTGCCTGTGACGCGACTTCGCGAAGCGGGCTCATATCGTCGAGTACCCAAAAGCCGCGGCCGTACGTGCAGATCACGAGATCGTTCATGTGATCATTGGTGTGAAACACCATGTCGCGGATCGACGTGCTCGGCAGATTGAGCCGCAGCGACTGCCATTGATCGCCGTCGTCAAATGAAACAAAGACGGTCGTTTCCGTGCCCGCAAACAGCAATCCTTTCTGCTTCGGGTCTTCGCGAATGACATGAAGCTGGCTGCCCGTGCGTTCATCAAGCGGCAGGCCGCCAACGATTCGTGTCCACGTCTTGCCCGCATCGTGCGTGCGATACATAAAGTGCTGCTCGGGTGTTCCAGGGACGGCACGAGCATTAGCTAGTACATAGGCCGTGTTGACATCGTTGTGTCCGGCTTCGACAGTGACGAGATTGGAGTTTGCGGGCAGATCGGTGAAATTTGTGACGTTGTTCCAAGTCTTGCCGCCATCGAACGTATTAAAAACCTGACCGTTCGTGCTGCCTGTCCAAACGACGCCGCGTTTTACGGTCGAGATCGAAAAGTCAGTAATAGAAGCCGTCGCTCCCCCTCTTCCGCCAAAAGGAGCTGGCGTTGGTGTCGGAGTCGCCTTTGTCGCGTCTTTGTCGCGATCTCCCGGTTTTTCTTTTGCAGCCTTTGCAGCGGCGGCGACGGCATCAGGCCCGCATGGTTTCATCGGCTGGCCTTTGGCGGTCGTGAGATCTGGGCTGAACGTTTTCCACGACTCGGCTCCATCACGCGTCACGAGAATGCAGTTGTACGCGACGTACATCGCCTTTGGCTCAAACGATGTGTCGAAACGCTTCCAAAAATCGCGGCCCTCAGCGTACAGATCTCTGTCTGTCCCGAAGTTAGGAGCGACATTACCCCATTGTCCGGTCTCGGTATCGATCTTCGTCATACCATTGCCCTGACCGAGGCCGTAACCGACGCCGTAGACGGTTGTTGGCTTGAGCGGGTCAGGAACCGCTGTTCCGAATTCCGACGACGCCAAAGGCCACCAATCCTGATTCGTAATCTGGCCAAGGTCGCCGCGGCTGCGTGTCATGACCGCTCCCGTGTCTTGTTGTGAACCGATCACCCAATATGGATATCGCGTGTCAGTAGTGACTTTATAAAGCTGGGCGATCGGTATCTGATAGTAGCCGCTCCAAGTGCGGCCGTTGTCGAGCGTGACTGCCGGACCCTGATCAAATCCGAAGAGCATTCGGTGGCCGTTCGTCGGGTCGATCCATATGTCATGCGGAT
This sequence is a window from Acidobacteriota bacterium. Protein-coding genes within it:
- a CDS encoding DUF2541 family protein: MKRAVLMAFAIFLFAAGATAVSAQNWENLGSKEVKDRSEQDTWHITAAKGQFKKIKFAVSRRQVRFYRCEVTYTNGEKDNIEIRNLIRAGGETRAIDLKGNDRYISKVDIWYEAATPGRGARSTVTLYGLK
- a CDS encoding DUF4010 domain-containing protein, with product MDFLKEWVKPLVIISATFLIAWLLPEGPIDPWGIVSLRKAAYMVFALCFIQVFGSAMIRLIGGRKGSILTGFFGGLVSSTATTVSVARESSEDGDEFVGKELLMFLSATAGMLVEGIAFVLLSSDGNHYWLLFIFIGPLVTTAGIIILLVKKIPHRAIKIEDAEIKFLPILGLAALIIGVLAFSKFLQSIFGQSGLLLLTFLVSLFEIHGSVIANLQLRESGVFDYKFLGGLLATSVAASYISKLFLVNTIGSSAFKKRVTKYVMLILLSLLLSWMLFYLLA
- a CDS encoding nuclear transport factor 2 family protein, whose amino-acid sequence is MKILLPFAFLAAVSVCGLGEKEQKTTSEPPPANVVAKPAQDRDAVKRQLVSLANEITTAAKDGDVNFLAKATTDDFVFTDVDGSVKTKNKALAEVKEERAIKTFEISNENLVSLDDSTGVLAYTLKVTAKNGRSARAATTDTYVKQDGKWLLKSEQQTLLK
- a CDS encoding GlsB/YeaQ/YmgE family stress response membrane protein codes for the protein MSLLIWLILGFLAGYLAKFILPGRDGGGFILTTVLGILGAVVGGFMGRYFLGYPMISSFDNIGDNLPSFASSIIGAIVVLAIFRLANGRSLTR
- a CDS encoding dienelactone hydrolase family protein — its product is MERKTADEYPQELLDLFHEYQHGDMDRRSFLGSIGKFAVGGLTVAAIFESLTPNYAWAQTINPDDKDIKVGYEVVQSPAGNGTIKGYLAKPAKGKKFGTVLVIHENRGLNPYIEDVARRLAKAGYMAFAPDGLTSVGGYPGDDTKGAAAFRTVDGKKMTEDFVAAALWLTKRPDSNGKLGAVGFCFGGGIVNQLAVRLGKDLNAGSAYYGRQAGAADVPKIFAQLQLHYAGADTGINGGIAAYEAALKENKKKYEVFMYDGKQHGFHNDTTPRYDAESAKLSWERTLDLFKKNLK
- a CDS encoding nuclear transport factor 2 family protein is translated as MKSIFCAVILILGIFTFASAQYKKGSVEDKLIQLDKAWTFAELKGDKKGAGSMVAEDYSGTTQRGEVENKAQYLAQIAPNADFVRSDDYKVRIFGNTAIMTHRGTVEGVRNMQFRSTHIWMKRGGKWLVVAHHGGQILPPVE